In the Prochlorococcus marinus CUG1438 genome, TTGTTGCATTAAATAAGTGGGATTTGGTTAATAAAGAATTTAGGAATCAACGATTAGATCAATATAGAAGATTTTTTGGAGTTAATAGAAATTTTCAGATTGTAAGTGCTTCTAAAGGAGAAGGATGTTCTGAACTGGTAGATATGGTACTTAACTTTCTTCCGGAGGGGCCAAAACTTTATGAGGAAGAGACGATATGCGACCAACCATTAGATAACTTGTTGTCTGATTTAGTAAGGGAGCAGGTATTAATAAATACAAGAGAAGAAGTACCTCATAGCGTTGCAGTCAAGATAGAAAAGATAGAGGAAATGAAAAGAAAAAATGGAAAAAGTTTTACAGCTATTTTGGCTACCATTATCGTTGAAAGATCATCTCAAAAAGGTATTCTTATTGGAAAGAAAGGTTCAATGTTAAAAATTATTGGTCAGTCATCAAGATCAAATATGTCAACATTAATTGATGGTCCAGTTCATTTGGAGTTGTTTGTGAAAGTTGTTCCAAATTGGAGAAAAAAAGAATCAAGGCTTATTGAGTTTGGTTATGAGGAAGATTTCTAGATGAGTAGTTTCAATTTTGATGTAATTACATTATTCCCAAAAGCTTTTGAACTATTAAATAATTTAGGAGTTATAACAAAGGCTCTAGATAAGAATCTAATTAATGTGAAATTACATGATTTAAGAGGATTTGGCGAGGGTTCATATAGGCAAGTTGACGATAAGCCTTATGGAGGAGGAGCAGGAATGGTTTTGAAACCAGAACCTATTTTTAAGGCGTATGAATCAATTAAAAAGTCATCTAAAAGTAAAACTTTGTTGATGACCCCTCAGGGTAAAGTCTTAAAGCAGGAATATCTTACGAGATGGTCAGCTTTGGATCAAATTATCATTATTTGTGGTCAATATGAAGGTTTTGATGAAAGGATTAGATGTTTAGCTGATGAAGAGATATCGATAGGTGATTATGTGCTTTCAGGAGGTGAAATACCTGCTATCTCAGTAATTAATGGTTTGACTAGATTATTACCAGGGACTCTTGGTGATCCAGACTCCTTAGTGGATGAAAGTCATAATTCTTCTTTATTAGAATATCCTCACTACACGAGGCCATTAATTTTTAAGGATATGAAAGTACCAGATGTTTTAGTTAGTGGTAACCATGAAGAGATTAAATCCTGGAGAAGGCAAAAAAGTATTGAAAGAACATTGGAGAGAAGAAGTGATTTGATTTCAAATGAAAACTATAAAAAATCGCCACAAAGTAAGACAATAATAAAAGAGTCTAATCAATTTATGAATTTCAGAATAGGTAATGGATACGATATTCACAGACTAGTAAAGGATAGAGATTTAATTATTGGTGGTGTAAAATTGCACCATCCGGATAAATTAGGATTAGATGGTCATAGTGATGCTGATGTTTTAAGTCATTCAATAATGGATGCATTATTGGGCGCACTTTCTCTAGGCGATATTGGAAAGTATTTCCCACCATCTGATGAAAAGTGGAAAAATGCTAATAGCTTGTTGTTGTTATCAAAAGTAATTGAATTGATAAGACAAGATGGTTGGGAAATAAATAATATTGATAGTGTTCTTATAGCTGAAAGGCCAAAAATCATGTCGCATATTAAACTTATGAAAAAAAATATATCTGAAACCTTAAATATCAATGAGAATTTAATTGGGATTAAAGCAACCACGAATGAAAAAATGGGCCCAGAAGGAAGAGAAGAGGGTATAAGTTGCCATTCAGTAGTGCTATTGGAGAAAAAATGAAATTAAATTTAAATTTGAAAAAAAATTTCCAACGATTTTATTTAGCATTAATATGCTTAATAGTTTTAATTTTTCAGTCTGATATTCCTAACTTAAAAGCTCTTCCTATGGATAATTATCAAAGTGAAATGGTCATAGAGGAATTAAGACTTAAAGTCCCTGCCGATGCAAAAGCAACATGGTTGAATGCTGAAAAAGAAATATGGGAGCCATGGTTATCTTCTCAAGATGGTTTTTTAGGGAGACAATTGTTTTGGGATAAAGAAAAAGAAGAAGCTTTAATATTGGTAAATTGGAAAAGTAAAAAATTATGGAAAAATATACCAATGTCAGAAGTAAATATAGTCCAACAAAAATTTGAAGATAATGTTAAGACTGCTCTAAATGTAAAAGTAAATCCTTTTAAATTAATTTATGAGGGAGAATTAGATAAGCAAGGATGAATTCTGACATAAGATTTGATTTCCAAAGAAGAGAGAGGCTTGGACTCATTGAAGCCATTTGGGGTCAAGACAAGAGTATCGACCAATTAAAGAGATTATCTGAAAGCGTATTAAGTAAAAATGAGGTTGTTTTCATTACAAGGATTAATAGTGAAAAGGCTAATTATCTTTTAGATTTGTATGATGATTCACGATTCTATGAAGAAGCAAGATGCTTAATAATTGGGAAAAATCTGAATAAAATAAATACAAATAAAAAAGTTGCCATAATTTCAGGAGGCTCAAGTGATGTGCCTGTAACACTTGAAGCTCAATTGGCTCTTGAAATTTATGGAGTTAATTGTCAATCTTTTATAGATGTTGGAGTGGCAGGACTGCATCGATTAATCAGTCAGTTAGAAGAGATTAATAAATGTGATGTATTGATAGTTTGTGCTGGAATGGAGGGAGCTTTGGCAACTGTTGTTGGAGGATTGTTGGCACAACCGATAATTGCAGTACCTGTATCTGTCGGATATGGAGTTAGCAAAAATGGAGAAAGTGCTTTAAATAGTATGTTATCAAGCTGTTCGCCAGGTATTGCAGTTATGAATATAGATAATGGTTACGGAGCAGCAATGGCCGCTCTAAGAATTATTAATAGTTTTTCTTAAATATTTACTTTTTTTCGATTTCTAATAGGTTTTCTATCCATAAATTGAGTTGTTTTGAAAGCATTCCTTCCTCTCTCATTTTTATCGCTTTAATCACAACTTCAGTGTTTACCCACTCTGGAAATCTTTTAGGCATTTATGTTTATATTCAGTAATTTTAATTTGGTACAAATTTTTATAAAAACAAGACCTAAGTAACAAATTTAATCTTTTAAGTTTGATTTGGTTCCTAATCTGGATAATTCAGAAGAGGTATGTTCACTTTCTACATTTTTTAATCTTTCTATTAACTCAGAAAGATCTTTATGAGCTAACTCCCCATTTTGCTCCCATTTAAGAGATCTTGAATTATTATCAATTTTTTCTTTCATTGGTTTAAATGATTAATAAAAATATAAAACGAAAACAAAAAAAAATTGGTTAATGTTTCAAGCTTAAACTTAAAAAATTATGAAGATTTTTAATAAGTAAAGATTTTATCTCTTATCCACCCCCAACTATTGAAACGATTTCTAAATTATCACCATCTTTAAGTTTCACTGTTTCCCATTTTAATGAATTAATAATTAGATTATTTAACTCGACAACAATTGTGTTGGGTTTATATCCCATTAAATTTAGTGCCGTGGAAAGTAGAGCATTTCCTTGATCAAGTTCTAATTTTTTTTCTTCTCCGTTTACCTTAATTTTCATGAGATAACTTTTTTAAAATCATAATAGCGTCTCCTTTAGGATCTTCAGAATTCATTAATTGTGAAACTAGGGCAAATTTTTTAATGCCATTACTTTTTAGATATGAAATATTATTTGTCTTAATTCCTCCGATAGCAAACCAAGGAATGATTAAATCTTTTGTTAATGTTTTGATCTTTTCGATCCCTAAAGGTTTTTTATTTTTTTTCGTGGCGGTTTCAAATACTGGTCCTATTCCTATGTAATCACAACCATCTTTAAGAGCATTAGAAAT is a window encoding:
- the era gene encoding GTPase Era; protein product: MNNYRSGFVTLLGRPNVGKSTLINKLIGEKITITSPIAQTTRNKLKGILTTNNGQIIFVDTPGVHKPHHRLGEILVKNAKSAINGVDMVIFVIDSSEEPGRGDEYILNFLVGNKTEFIVALNKWDLVNKEFRNQRLDQYRRFFGVNRNFQIVSASKGEGCSELVDMVLNFLPEGPKLYEEETICDQPLDNLLSDLVREQVLINTREEVPHSVAVKIEKIEEMKRKNGKSFTAILATIIVERSSQKGILIGKKGSMLKIIGQSSRSNMSTLIDGPVHLELFVKVVPNWRKKESRLIEFGYEEDF
- the trmD gene encoding tRNA (guanosine(37)-N1)-methyltransferase TrmD, producing MSSFNFDVITLFPKAFELLNNLGVITKALDKNLINVKLHDLRGFGEGSYRQVDDKPYGGGAGMVLKPEPIFKAYESIKKSSKSKTLLMTPQGKVLKQEYLTRWSALDQIIIICGQYEGFDERIRCLADEEISIGDYVLSGGEIPAISVINGLTRLLPGTLGDPDSLVDESHNSSLLEYPHYTRPLIFKDMKVPDVLVSGNHEEIKSWRRQKSIERTLERRSDLISNENYKKSPQSKTIIKESNQFMNFRIGNGYDIHRLVKDRDLIIGGVKLHHPDKLGLDGHSDADVLSHSIMDALLGALSLGDIGKYFPPSDEKWKNANSLLLLSKVIELIRQDGWEINNIDSVLIAERPKIMSHIKLMKKNISETLNINENLIGIKATTNEKMGPEGREEGISCHSVVLLEKK
- a CDS encoding TIGR03792 family protein codes for the protein MKLNLNLKKNFQRFYLALICLIVLIFQSDIPNLKALPMDNYQSEMVIEELRLKVPADAKATWLNAEKEIWEPWLSSQDGFLGRQLFWDKEKEEALILVNWKSKKLWKNIPMSEVNIVQQKFEDNVKTALNVKVNPFKLIYEGELDKQG
- the larB gene encoding nickel pincer cofactor biosynthesis protein LarB encodes the protein MNSDIRFDFQRRERLGLIEAIWGQDKSIDQLKRLSESVLSKNEVVFITRINSEKANYLLDLYDDSRFYEEARCLIIGKNLNKINTNKKVAIISGGSSDVPVTLEAQLALEIYGVNCQSFIDVGVAGLHRLISQLEEINKCDVLIVCAGMEGALATVVGGLLAQPIIAVPVSVGYGVSKNGESALNSMLSSCSPGIAVMNIDNGYGAAMAALRIINSFS
- the thiS gene encoding sulfur carrier protein ThiS, with the translated sequence MKIKVNGEEKKLELDQGNALLSTALNLMGYKPNTIVVELNNLIINSLKWETVKLKDGDNLEIVSIVGGG